Proteins encoded by one window of Nasonia vitripennis strain AsymCx chromosome 5, Nvit_psr_1.1, whole genome shotgun sequence:
- the LOC100118345 gene encoding sulfhydryl oxidase 2, whose translation MGRQLLLELVLIVFGLFLVGGFANVIPQKEQDEGNQGLYNSSDFVTILDVKNFKSSVYNSRKTWLVEFYNSWCGFCHRFAPIWKDVAKSIHGWKNIVVIAAIDCANDDNNPLCREYEVMRYPTLKFFPVNSKKDFLGLEVQKGNDEAQIIQAVIDQLVKEQQEQRGATSWPNLVPFRGTEIETLWHGVPQSVQYEFLIFEEPKSYLGAEVILELHKLDTIRIRRVTSENVFLSVTSKVTKFPSLIVIDRDNSQTFLKIDTITREGIRNVITEFLISKGISADIKDDIEETHERHPHKTISKDENEPEDSNNSSDKLYQLDLEATLRYSLNNEIPLSSAITGEKFKALKSYLKVLAEYFPVHMPKGKMYLQVLQEIVEGKKNITGKEFKGHVRDKEEKFMPVYSGPKTWIGCKGSSPTYRGYPCGLWTLFHTLTVAAVEESNGLNDNVPPVLAAMHGYIKYFFGCAECSDHFQKMAERRKLFDTHDGKESILWLWRAHNEVNERLAGDDTEDPEHKKIQYPSAQHCPECKRPNGVWDENEVLKFLKRKYSRRNIDFQGINDEILRRELDSSALSSGASQRKLGWDFTIFDISICVVLYVMSAAILTLVCIKFAFKRTYKKKVSFQNLLGIA comes from the exons ATGGGCAGGCAGCTACTTCTGGAGCTAGTGCTGATCGTCTTCGGACTCTTCCTCGTGGGAGGCTTCGCCAACGTCATCCCGCAAAAGGAGCAGGATGAGGGCAACCAAGGCCTCTACAACTCCAGTGACTTTGTCACGATACTGGATGTTAAGAATTTCAAGTCCAGTGTTTACAACAGCAGGAAGACATGGCTCGTCGAGTTCTACAACAGCTGGTGTGGCTTCTGCCATCGGTTTGCACCCATCTGGAAGGACGTAGCCAAGAGTATTCACG GTTGGAAAAATATCGTTGTGATAGCAGCTATTGATTGTGCcaatgatgataataatccTCTCTGCAGAGAATACGAGGTTATGAGATATCCAACCTTGAAATTCTTCCCTGTtaattcaaaaaaagattttttggGACTAGAAGTACAGAAAGGTAATGATGAAGCACAAATAATACAAGCAGTTATAGACCAATTAGTTAAAGAGCAACAGGAGCAAAGGGGAGCAACTTCATGGCCAAATCTTGTACCATTTCG gGGTACTGAAATAGAAACTCTATGGCATGGAGTACCACAAAGTGTTCAATAcgagtttttgatttttgaagaACCAAAATCATACTTGGGGGCTGAAGTTATATTAGAGCTGCATAAATTAGATACAATTAGAATTCGAAGGGTGACATCAGAAAATGTGTTCCTTTCAGTCACAAGTAAAGTTACCAAATTTCCTAGTTTAATAGTTATTGATCGAGATAATTCGCAAACATTTTTGAAGATTGATACTATTACAAGAGAAGGTATCAGAAATGTAATCACAGAATTTTTAATATCTAAGGGAATATCTGCTGATATCAAAGATGACATTGAAGAAACTCATGAGAGGCACCCACATAAAACGATTTCAAAAGATGAAAATGAACCAGAAGATTCTAATAATTCATCAGATAAACTTTATCAGTTAGACTTGGAAGCCACTCTTCGTTATTCATTGAATAATGAAATTCCCCTTTCTTCTGCCATAACCggagaaaaattcaaagctttaAAATCATATTTAAAAGTGCTTGCAGAATACTTTCCTGTGCACATGCCAAAAGGAAAGATGTATTTGCAAGTTTTACAAGAAATAGTTGAAGGCAAGAAAAACATCACAGGTAAAGAATTCAAGGGTCACGTAAGAGATAAGGAGGAGAAATTTATGCCTGTCTATTCTGGTCCAAAAACGTGGATTGGATGCAAAGGTAGTTCACCAACTTACCGAGGATACCCCTGTGGTTTGTGGACCTTGTTCCACACATTAACGGTAGCAGCTGTTGAAGAGTCCAATGGGCTCAATGACAATGTTCCACCAGTATTAGCAGCCATGCAtggttacataaaatatttctttggtTGTGCTGAGTGCTCAGaccattttcaaaaaatggccGAAAGGAGAAAATTGTTTGACACTCATGATGGGAAGGAAAGTATTTTATGGTTGTGGAGAGCTCACAATGAAGTCAATGAAAGATTAGCTGGTGACGATACTGAAGATCCAGAGCACAAGAAGATACAGTATCCTTCAGCTCAACATTGTCCTGAATGTAAGCGGCCAAACGGCGTATGGGATGAAAATgaagttttgaaatttttgaaacgaAAATACAGTAGaagaaatattgattttcAAGGCATTAATGATGAAATATTACGGCGCGAATTAGATAGCAGTGCGTTAAGCTCAGGTGCAAGCCAGAGAAAGCTTGGATGGGACtttacaatatttgacataaGTATTTGCGTTGTGTTGTATGTTATGTCAGCTGCGATACTCACATTGGTATGCATAAAGTTTGCATTCAAAAGAActtacaaaaagaaagtatCGTTTCAAAATTTGCTAGGTATAGCGTGA
- the LOC100678835 gene encoding mothers against decapentaplegic homolog 5-like, with protein sequence MSFYNSNTSEWCDVIYCEDGIRYGSEYRTPHKIFRINGYTNPNYDPNVFRLGSIVRSLHDKPRSSEVTKQINNGLQLNLIGSEVIVTNLSTNDIYVAAMDAKMVNAIPIAHVLVRKLATGEQISVFDYVNFTKVLGHNVNYGTEAVQKISDYCYIKVSFKNDFTYDRGLSGLQAPCWVQIKLHSPREWLDRVLKAMPPIKPETSIHALGTTD encoded by the exons ATGtcattttacaattcaaataCGTCAGAATG GTGTGACGTGATTTATTGCGAAGATGGTATTCGTTACGGAAGCGAATATAGAACTCCACATAAAATTTTTCGCATTAATGGCTACACAAATCCAAATTATGATCCAAATGTATTCAGACTTGGATCCATTGTAAGATCGCTGCACGATAAACCAAGATCCTCAGAAGTAACAAAACAAATAAACAATGGGCttcaattaaatttaattggaTCAGAAGTAATAGTTACAAATTTATCAACAAATGACATTTACGTTGCTGCCATGGATGCAAAAATGGTTAACGCGATCCCTATAGCTCACGTCCTAGTGCGAAAATTAGCAACAG GTGAACAGATCTCAGTTTTCGACTATGTTAACTTTACAAAGGTGTTGGGACACAATGTTAATTACGGCACAGAAGCAGTTCAAAAAATATCAGACTACTGTTACATCAAAGTAAGTTTTAAGAACGATTTCACCTATGATAGAGGACTGTCCGGTTTGCAAGCACCCTGTTGGGTGCAAATTAAATTACATTCGCCGAGAGAGTGGTTAGATCGCGTTTTGAAGGCGATGCCTCCAATAAAGCCGGAAACATCGATTCATGCACTTGGAACAACAGACTGA